Proteins encoded together in one Camelina sativa cultivar DH55 chromosome 9, Cs, whole genome shotgun sequence window:
- the LOC104712035 gene encoding uncharacterized protein LOC104712035, with amino-acid sequence MTTSVCPFSKAARPDDASSTRKQGDMTASGCPFSSKAARPDDASARKQGETAASGCPFSKSARPDDASARKQGEIASKGCPEEEGKLNKDSTDSATVPAKCPFGYDSQTFKLGPFSCMLCQALLYDSSRCVPCTHVFCKVCLTRFKDCPLCGADIESIQADENLQKMVDQFIEGHARIKRTLVNGTEKEEVENDNKKVIYADVSMERGSFLVQQAMRAFSAQNYESAKSRLAMCTEDIRDQLGREGNTPELCSQLGAVLGMLGDCSRAMGDSSSAVNHFEESIEFLMKLPMNDLEITHTLSVSLNKIGDLKYYDQDLQAARSYYHRALNVRRDAMKHHPHAPSQVLDVAVSLAKVADIDRSLQNEDAATDGFKEGMKLLESLKLDSEDSALEQRRLSVLEFLKKQVEKPEESVETAL; translated from the exons ATGACGACTTCTGTGTGTCCGTTCTCGAAAGCTGCTCGTCCTGACGATGCTTCTTCCACTCGAAAACAAGGCGATATGACTGCTTCTGGTTGCCCTTTTTCTTCTAAAGCTGCTCGTCCCGACGATGCTTCTGCTCGGAAACAAGGCGAAACAGCGGCTTCTGGTTGCCCTTTTTCTAAAAGTGCTCGTCCTGACGATGCCTCTGCACGAAAGCAAGGAGAAATCGCGAGTAAAGGATGTCCTGAAGAGGAAGGAAAATTGAATAAGGACTCTACTGACTCTGCAACTGTGCCTGCCAAGTGCCCGTTTGGTTATGACTCCCAAACATTCAAGCTTGGCCCTTTTAGCTGTATGCTTTGTCAAGCACTTCTATATGATAGCAGTAGATGTGTGCCTTGTACTCATGTGTTTTGCAA AGTGTGCTTAACACGGTTTAAGGACTGCCCTCTCTGTGGTGCTGACATTGAAAGTATTCAAGCTGATGAAAACCTTCAAAAGATGGTTGATCAATTTATTGAAGGTCATGCTAGAATCAAGAGAACTCTTGTCAATGGCACAGAGAAGGAAGAGGTcgaaaatgataacaaaaaagtGATATACGCTGATGTTTCCATGGAAAGAGGTTCTTTCTTGGTGCAACAAGCTATGAGG GCATTTAGTGCCCAGAATTATGAAAGTGCTAAATCAAGGTTGGCAATGTGTACCGAAGACATTCGGGATCAACTTGGGAGGGAGGGCAATACACCAGAGTTGTGCTCACAGCTTGGTGCAGTCCTTGGTATGCTTGGCGACTGCAG CCGAGCAATGGGAGACTCAAGCTCTGCAGTCAATCATTTCGAAGAGAGTATTGAATTCCTCATGAAACTGCCAATGAATGATTTGGAG ATTACACATACACTTTCTGTCTCACTCAATAAAATAGGAGATCTTAAATACTATGACCAAGACCTACAAGCTGCAAGGTCATATTACCATCGTGCTTTAAATGTTAGACGTGATGCAATGAAGCATCACCCACATGCTCCTTCACAA gttcTGGATGTGGCAGTTTCATTAGCCAAAGTTGCGGATATAGACAGGAGTCTACAAAATGAAGATGCAGCTACAGATGGTTTCAAGGAAGGCATGAAACTGCTGGAATCTTTGAAATTGGACTCTGAAGATTCTGCTCTTGAGCAACGA CGCCTCTCTGTGCTAGAGTTCCTTAAGAAGCAAGTAGAGAAGCCTGAAGAGTCCGTAGAAACTGCACTCTAA
- the LOC104712036 gene encoding SAC3 family protein C-like, whose translation MMVALSSLSFSSRLYRMGNYKNFLSRIASEATYLQYCISEPHIREMRSVAVQYINSVCYKLQPYPLLRLSQNLMMKELDVESLCHDCGLETCTDSDGFTVLTTKQSTFRSPEDKFKVYDLIGMERMKR comes from the exons ATGATGGtagctctctcttctctttctttttcttccagaTTATATCGGATGGGCAATTACAAGAACTTCTTAAGTAGAATAGCTTCTGAGGCGACATACTTACAGTATTGCATAAGTGAACCTCATATTAGAGAG ATGCGATCAGTCGCTGTCCAATACATAAACAGTGTTTGCTACAAGCTTCAACCGTATCCTCTCTTGCGGTTATCTCAGAACCTGATGATGAAG GAGCTGGATGTTGAATCTTTATGTCATGATTGTGGTCTTGAGACATGTACTGATTCTGATGGGTTCACTGTGTTAACCACGAAGCAGTCAACCTTTCGTAGTCCAGAGGACAAGTTCAAAGTTTATGATTTGATTGGAATGGAACGGATGAAGAGGTAG
- the LOC104712039 gene encoding trihelix transcription factor ASIL1-like isoform X2, which yields MENGESNQETPKSLLHHEESPKKPSVSSVVVDRLKRDEWSEGAVSSLLEAYESKWVLRNRAKLKGQDWEDVARHVSSRATHTKSPKTQTQCKNKIESMKKRYRSESATAPDGSSWPLYPRLDHLLRGTQPQPQPQAVLPLNCSVPLLLLEPPSPAVAHPPQVSYGSNGVGKIPKEDGFKPEDKPGKATEMDTDSSTPVVKTKVRGKKVRRRYKEEKEEIAGSIRWLAEVVMRSERARMETMKEIEKMRAEAEAKRAEMDLKRTEIMANTQLEIARLFAVAASSGHNKGVDSSLRIGRN from the exons atgGAGAACGGAGAATCTAACCAAGAAACTCCAAAATCACTTCTCCACCACGAAGAATCCCCAAAGAAACCATCTGTTTCCTCCGTCGTCGTTGATAGGTTAAAGCGAGATGAATGGAGCGAAGGAGCTGTTTCGAGTTTACTTGAAGCCTACGAGTCTAAATGGGTTCTCAGGAACAGAGCAAAGCTCAAGGGTCAAGACTGGGAAGACGTAGCTAGACACGTGTCGTCACGCGCCACTCACACCAAGTCACCAAAGACTCAGACACAGTGCAAGAACAAGATCGAGTCCATGAAGAAACGTTACCGTTCTGAGTCCGCTACTGCGCCTGATGGCTCCTCTTGGCCTCTTTACCCACGTCTCGATCATCTCCTCCGTGGAACTCAACCTCAGCCTCAGCCTCAG GCTGTTCTGCCTCTAAATTGCTCTGTTCCTTTGCTCTTACTCGAGCCGCCGTCTCCTGCGGTTGCTCATCCGCCGCAGGTTTCTTACGGATCTAACGGCGTTGGCAAGATTCCTAAG gaagatggattcaagccgGAGGACAAACCAGGAAAAGCGACGGAGATGGATACAGACAGCAGTACGCCGGTGGTTAAAACGAAGGTGAGAGGGAAGAAAGTGAGGAGAAGatataaagaagagaaggaagagatcGCCGGAAGTATACGGTGGTTAGCGGAGGTGGTTATGAGATCAGAGAGAGCGAGAATGGAGACAatgaaagagatagagaagatgAGAGCTGAAGCTGAAGCTAAGAGAGCAGAGATGGATTTGAAAAGAACGGAGATAATGGCGAATACTCAGCTAGAGATTGCTAGACTCTTTGCTGTGGCAGCTTCTTCTGGACACAACAAAGGTGTTGATTCTTCCCTAAGGATCGGAAGAAActga
- the LOC104712037 gene encoding SAC3 family protein C-like isoform X1, which translates to MNRRNRGSSSSSSSSRVSNTYGNRHFSDNPRAGSGGGATDSFRRRSDVVPVKRNNDKDVSDNKGEDHTDVSFIVGTCSSMCPERERVTRERLRDLAVFERLYGNPSKSSKDLAVKKFCRTLSAADVQASDVRPLPVLEETLKYLISLLDSREHPFEAVHDFIFDRTRSIRQDLSIQNLANERVVYLYEEMV; encoded by the exons ATGAATCGTCGTAAtcgtggttcttcttcttcttcctcttcgtctaGGGTTTCAAATACTTATGGGAATCGCCATTTCTCTGATAACCCGAGGGCTGGATCCGGCGGCGGAGCTACTGATTCTTTTCGGAGAAGATCCGATGTAGTACCAGTCAAACGAAACAATGATAAAGACGTATCAGACAATAAGGGCGAAGATCATACTGACGTCTCCTTCATCGTCGGAACTTGCTCTTCCATGTGTCCAG aGAGGGAAAGAGTCACAAGAGAACGCTTGCGTGATCTTGCAGTGTTTGAGAGGCTTTATGGAAACCCCTCAAAATCATCTAAAGACCTAGCTGTTAAAAAG TTTTGCAGAACCCTTTCAGCGGCGGATGTTCAGGCATCGGATGTTCGACCGCTCCCAGTGTTAGAAGAAACCCTGAAATACCTTATAAGTTTGCTTGACTCCAGGGAGCACCCGTTTGAAGcggttcatgattttattttcgaTAGGACAAGGTCTATTAGACAAGATCTTAGCATTCAGAATTTAGCCAATGAGAGAGTGGTCTACCTTTACGAGGAAATGGTATAG
- the LOC104712037 gene encoding SAC3 family protein C-like isoform X2, translating into MNRRNRGSSSSSSSSRVSNTYGNRHFSDNPRAGSGGGATDSFRRRSDVVPVKRNNDKDVSDNKGEDHTDVSFIVGTCSSMCPERERVTRERLRDLAVFERLYGNPSKSSKDLAVKKNPFSGGCSGIGCSTAPSVRRNPEIPYKFA; encoded by the exons ATGAATCGTCGTAAtcgtggttcttcttcttcttcctcttcgtctaGGGTTTCAAATACTTATGGGAATCGCCATTTCTCTGATAACCCGAGGGCTGGATCCGGCGGCGGAGCTACTGATTCTTTTCGGAGAAGATCCGATGTAGTACCAGTCAAACGAAACAATGATAAAGACGTATCAGACAATAAGGGCGAAGATCATACTGACGTCTCCTTCATCGTCGGAACTTGCTCTTCCATGTGTCCAG aGAGGGAAAGAGTCACAAGAGAACGCTTGCGTGATCTTGCAGTGTTTGAGAGGCTTTATGGAAACCCCTCAAAATCATCTAAAGACCTAGCTGTTAAAAAG AACCCTTTCAGCGGCGGATGTTCAGGCATCGGATGTTCGACCGCTCCCAGTGTTAGAAGAAACCCTGAAATACCTTATAAGTTTGCTTGA
- the LOC104712039 gene encoding trihelix transcription factor ASIL1-like isoform X1 — protein MENGESNQETPKSLLHHEESPKKPSVSSVVVDRLKRDEWSEGAVSSLLEAYESKWVLRNRAKLKGQDWEDVARHVSSRATHTKSPKTQTQCKNKIESMKKRYRSESATAPDGSSWPLYPRLDHLLRGTQPQPQPQAVLPLNCSVPLLLLEPPSPAVAHPPQVSYGSNGVGKIPKEDGFKPEDKPGKATEMDTDSSTPVVKTKVRGKKVRRRYKEEKEEIAGSIRWLAEVVMRSERARMETMKEIEKMRAEAEAKRAEMDLKRTEIMANTQLEIARLFAVAASSGHNKGVDSSLRIGRN, from the exons atgGAGAACGGAGAATCTAACCAAGAAACTCCAAAATCACTTCTCCACCACGAAGAATCCCCAAAGAAACCATCTGTTTCCTCCGTCGTCGTTGATAGGTTAAAGCGAGATGAATGGAGCGAAGGAGCTGTTTCGAGTTTACTTGAAGCCTACGAGTCTAAATGGGTTCTCAGGAACAGAGCAAAGCTCAAGGGTCAAGACTGGGAAGACGTAGCTAGACACGTGTCGTCACGCGCCACTCACACCAAGTCACCAAAGACTCAGACACAGTGCAAGAACAAGATCGAGTCCATGAAGAAACGTTACCGTTCTGAGTCCGCTACTGCGCCTGATGGCTCCTCTTGGCCTCTTTACCCACGTCTCGATCATCTCCTCCGTGGAACTCAACCTCAGCCTCAGCCTCAGGCTGTTCTGCCTCTAAATTGCTCTGTTCCTTTGCTCTTACTCGAGCCGCCGTCTCCTGCGGTTGCTCATCCGCCGCAGGTTTCTTACGGATCTAACGGCGTTGGCAAGATTCCTAAG gaagatggattcaagccgGAGGACAAACCAGGAAAAGCGACGGAGATGGATACAGACAGCAGTACGCCGGTGGTTAAAACGAAGGTGAGAGGGAAGAAAGTGAGGAGAAGatataaagaagagaaggaagagatcGCCGGAAGTATACGGTGGTTAGCGGAGGTGGTTATGAGATCAGAGAGAGCGAGAATGGAGACAatgaaagagatagagaagatgAGAGCTGAAGCTGAAGCTAAGAGAGCAGAGATGGATTTGAAAAGAACGGAGATAATGGCGAATACTCAGCTAGAGATTGCTAGACTCTTTGCTGTGGCAGCTTCTTCTGGACACAACAAAGGTGTTGATTCTTCCCTAAGGATCGGAAGAAActga